The genome window CGCATACGAATGCGAGTGCGCCTCCTACTACTTCTATCCGGGCACCTACATCGCGGGCATCTTCAACAAGGTTCCCAGCAAGGTGCAAGGCAAGGAAATCTGGAACAACGATTTCGTCAACTGCCCCAACTGGCTGCCGGTCTCGTTCAAGGTGGGCAACGGCGAATTCATGAGCCCCCTGTCCATGGAGATCCTGAGTTATTGCCACAGCCTGAACATGCGCGATGCGGTCATGGAACGCCACATGGTGGTCAAGGACAAGGTGGGACGCCTCACCCGCGTTTCCAGCACGCGCTTCGCCAGCATGGCGGACCCGCATCTGTGCGTGCTCAAGTTCGATTTCACGCCCCTCAACTACTCCGGCAAGATCACCATCCGCTCGGCCATCGACGGCAACGTCATCAATGGCGGCGTGGCCAGATACAGCACCCTGACCTCCAAGCACCTGAGCCGGGTCGCGGGCGGCAAGATAGGCAACGGCATCTACCTGCACGTGGAAACCAGCCACTCCCGCTACCAGATAGTGACCACGGCCAAGACAACCATGTTCGAAAACCACAAGCCCATGGAGGTCAAGAAGCGGGTCTTCCAGGAAAAGGCCAAGGTCGTGGAGGAAATGAAGTTCACGGCCGAGGAAAACCACAGCTATTCCCTGGAAAAGTTCGTGGATATCCGCACCTCCCTGGACCATGACGCCACTGCGGAACTGCAGGTCCAGGGCATGGACGCCCTGCACGAGGTCAAGACCTTCCAGGGCGCCTACGGCCCGCACACCCGCGCCTGGGCGGCCTTGTGGAACAAGGCGGATATCCGCCTGGACGGCGACCGCTTTGTCCAGCGCGTGCTGCGGTTGCACACCTACCACCTGCTGGTGACGGCCAGCCCGCACAACATGAACATCGACGCGGGAATGCCCGCCCGGGGCCTGAGCGGCGAGGCCTATCGCGGCCACATCTTCTGGGATGAGGTCTACATCCAGCCGTTCTTCGACATGCACTTCCCCATGGTTTCCCGGGCGCTGCTCAAGTACCGCTACAACCGGCTCACTGCGGCCCGCACCTATGCGCGGGAAAACGGCTACGTGGGTGCCATGTTCCCCTGGCAGACCGCGGACGACGGTTCCGAGGAAACCCAGGAGATCCACTACAACCCGGAATCCAAGAAATGGGACCCGGACCTCTCCCGCCGCCAGCGGCATGTATCCATCGCCGTGTTCGTCAACACCTGGCGCTACGTGGAAGCCACCGGCGACAGGACCTTCCTCAAGAAATACGGCGCAGAGCTGATGCTCGACATCGCCCGGTTCTGGGGCGACATAGCCCATTTCGATGAAAAGTCCGGCAAGTATCACATCTCCGGGGTCATGGGACCGGACGAATTCCACGAGCAATTGCCCGGCTCCAAGAAACACGGAATCAAGGACAATGCCTACACCAACATCATGGTGGTCTGGCTGCTCGAAAAGGCGTTGCGCCTGCTCAAGGATCTACCTCCCAAGGCCTTGATGACCGTGCGCAACCGCATCGGCCTGACCGATTCGGAGATAGAAAAGTGGCAGGACATGACCACCAAGCTCAACGTGATCATGACCGAGGACGGCATCATCAGCCAGTTCGACGGCTACATGGACCTCAAGGAGCTGGATTGGGAAAGCTACCGGAAGCGCTTCTATTCCATTCACAGAATGGACCGCATCCTCAAGGCCGAGGGCGACACCCCGGACAACTACAAGGTGGCAAAGCAGGCCGACGTGCTCATGACCTGGTACCTCATCGATCCCAACGAGGTGGCCCGCATCCTGACGCAGCTCGGCCACGAGGTGGACGACCCCATCAAGCTGCTCCGGAGCAACTAC of Salidesulfovibrio onnuriiensis contains these proteins:
- a CDS encoding beta-phosphoglucomutase family hydrolase: MELKGVVFDLDGVITRTAKVHAQSWEEAFNQLLKHRAETDNVPFQPFDRIHDYHNYVDGKPRFEGVLSFLKSRNIQLPPGTPEDEPSLDSICGVGNLKNSIFQEVLRREGPEVFKSSVELVNELVRRGIQVAIATSSRNCQLVLQLAGLEDLFEVKVDGVVSAKLELKGKPDPDIFITAAKELGLTPGQCIVVEDAISGVQAGRAGNFGMTLGVARNVAGELLKRFGADQVVTDLAEITVDDMIEWFESGMATDDWFVTYNGFDPGDEKLRETLTTVGNGYLGTRGAYECECASYYFYPGTYIAGIFNKVPSKVQGKEIWNNDFVNCPNWLPVSFKVGNGEFMSPLSMEILSYCHSLNMRDAVMERHMVVKDKVGRLTRVSSTRFASMADPHLCVLKFDFTPLNYSGKITIRSAIDGNVINGGVARYSTLTSKHLSRVAGGKIGNGIYLHVETSHSRYQIVTTAKTTMFENHKPMEVKKRVFQEKAKVVEEMKFTAEENHSYSLEKFVDIRTSLDHDATAELQVQGMDALHEVKTFQGAYGPHTRAWAALWNKADIRLDGDRFVQRVLRLHTYHLLVTASPHNMNIDAGMPARGLSGEAYRGHIFWDEVYIQPFFDMHFPMVSRALLKYRYNRLTAARTYARENGYVGAMFPWQTADDGSEETQEIHYNPESKKWDPDLSRRQRHVSIAVFVNTWRYVEATGDRTFLKKYGAELMLDIARFWGDIAHFDEKSGKYHISGVMGPDEFHEQLPGSKKHGIKDNAYTNIMVVWLLEKALRLLKDLPPKALMTVRNRIGLTDSEIEKWQDMTTKLNVIMTEDGIISQFDGYMDLKELDWESYRKRFYSIHRMDRILKAEGDTPDNYKVAKQADVLMTWYLIDPNEVARILTQLGHEVDDPIKLLRSNYDYYEQRTSHGSTLSKVVHSVIAGHIYPSNVAWDWFMEAMRSDIYDTQGGTTIEGIHTGVMAGTLEVIKQDFAGIDLSGRSVIINPDLPPHWGNMIFKFCHRKHWYHVTITQEKVHLCVSGKNGDKEVRVRIAGKRQKLTQDTAYEFPLNEK